A portion of the Avibacterium sp. 20-132 genome contains these proteins:
- a CDS encoding lysophospholipid acyltransferase family protein produces MAEKVDWLRRFLATAIGFAFWGIAGTLLQLILYPYARRPQNLATQLKVRRFVGKIWYYFVRFCVWSGVLEVTYQGFEKLGRAGQLVIANHPSLLDVVLTLAKTPELNCIVKQDLLHNPTMRNQILACGFLPNTESLELLEQCDNVLKEQAILLFPEGTRTGWDGVVKLNRGAVSIGLRSAKIITPVVIKMRPLNFKKGQPWYQLPKTRITYTLSVGDDIDPQIWLAEKPLPLAARRLTQYLNDYFNSQTQ; encoded by the coding sequence ATGGCAGAAAAAGTAGATTGGTTACGCCGTTTTCTTGCTACCGCCATAGGTTTCGCTTTTTGGGGCATAGCAGGAACATTATTGCAGTTGATTCTATACCCTTATGCACGTCGCCCACAAAATTTAGCCACACAATTAAAAGTGCGTCGTTTTGTTGGGAAAATTTGGTATTATTTTGTTCGCTTTTGCGTTTGGAGTGGTGTGCTAGAAGTAACCTATCAGGGGTTTGAAAAATTAGGACGCGCGGGACAATTAGTGATCGCTAATCATCCTTCTTTACTTGATGTCGTGCTTACTTTAGCGAAAACGCCGGAGTTAAATTGCATTGTAAAACAAGATTTATTACACAACCCCACAATGCGAAATCAAATTCTGGCTTGTGGATTTTTGCCGAATACGGAATCTCTTGAGCTGTTAGAACAATGTGATAACGTGCTGAAAGAACAAGCAATTTTGCTTTTCCCTGAAGGAACAAGAACCGGTTGGGATGGCGTGGTAAAACTGAACCGAGGTGCGGTATCGATTGGTTTACGCAGTGCGAAAATTATTACGCCGGTGGTGATAAAAATGCGTCCACTGAATTTCAAGAAAGGGCAACCTTGGTATCAACTTCCTAAAACGCGCATTACTTATACGCTTTCTGTGGGCGATGATATCGATCCACAAATTTGGCTTGCTGAAAAGCCTTTACCTTTGGCGGCACGTCGCCTAACACAATATTTAAACGATTATTTTAATTCTCAAACTCAATAA
- a CDS encoding beta-ketoacyl synthase chain length factor, producing MNTAICQFNFSLRGWKVVTNRELSPQDWQLGEQHWRQNSHLWQPFAPKLAFLPPLKRRRLSELARLFFEAAWDLMEEQPNIPVVYASANSEINRNFALWHSLLSEGDISPTSFNLSVHNALVGQWSEMRQVKAETTAIMAQQDNLEVALLEAYLLLQEGQQRVLVVVAESPLAEQYNAQPVVRQPFGYALALVVEKGDQYQLSLHRAEEGVEPAQKCGDNALFWGQQQYLDQSQWQTLSSRGEVWLWQKK from the coding sequence ATGAACACCGCAATTTGTCAGTTTAATTTTTCGCTAAGAGGATGGAAAGTGGTGACTAACCGTGAGCTTTCCCCCCAAGATTGGCAATTAGGCGAACAACATTGGAGGCAAAATAGCCACTTATGGCAACCTTTTGCTCCTAAGTTAGCCTTTTTACCCCCATTAAAACGGCGACGTTTAAGTGAATTGGCGCGCTTATTTTTTGAAGCAGCGTGGGATCTTATGGAAGAACAGCCTAATATCCCCGTGGTTTATGCTTCTGCGAATAGTGAAATCAATCGCAATTTTGCTCTCTGGCATAGTCTTTTAAGCGAAGGTGATATTTCACCCACATCCTTTAATTTATCTGTGCATAATGCGTTGGTTGGGCAATGGTCAGAAATGCGCCAAGTAAAAGCAGAAACCACGGCAATTATGGCACAACAAGATAATTTAGAAGTCGCATTACTTGAAGCTTACTTATTGTTGCAAGAAGGACAACAACGAGTGCTTGTCGTCGTCGCAGAATCGCCATTGGCGGAACAATATAATGCACAACCTGTGGTTCGTCAGCCTTTTGGTTATGCGTTAGCCTTAGTCGTAGAAAAAGGCGATCAATACCAACTTAGCTTACATCGTGCTGAGGAAGGCGTTGAACCCGCACAAAAGTGTGGTGACAATGCGTTATTTTGGGGGCAGCAACAATATTTAGACCAATCTCAGTGGCAAACGTTAAGCTCCCGTGGAGAGGTTTGGTTATGGCAGAAAAAGTAG
- a CDS encoding excinuclease ABC subunit A, giving the protein MKHSVKFAIAFTTLLLAACAPRDTTHYYSIQEALNSPEAKEVLDPKIKLYFGRPAPGSTVKAGMVSNRKTNAANKSDEKSCQWAFLTVVKQFQDTAKKHRATKVGNIISFYKKNPYRSTTQYECHAGNLMSGVALKGDIVR; this is encoded by the coding sequence ATGAAACATTCAGTAAAATTTGCTATTGCTTTCACCACACTCTTACTTGCTGCTTGCGCACCAAGAGATACCACCCATTATTACTCCATTCAGGAAGCGTTGAATTCCCCTGAAGCGAAAGAGGTATTAGATCCCAAAATTAAACTCTATTTCGGCAGACCAGCACCGGGTTCGACCGTAAAAGCAGGTATGGTCAGTAATCGTAAAACAAATGCAGCAAATAAAAGTGATGAGAAATCTTGCCAATGGGCGTTCCTCACAGTCGTGAAACAATTCCAAGATACGGCGAAAAAACATCGTGCCACGAAAGTGGGCAATATCATCAGCTTCTATAAGAAAAACCCTTATCGCAGTACAACACAATATGAATGTCACGCAGGAAATCTAATGAGCGGTGTTGCCTTGAAAGGCGATATTGTTCGC